One genomic window of Malaciobacter molluscorum LMG 25693 includes the following:
- a CDS encoding nuclear transport factor 2 family protein, with protein sequence MSLKKNIKAYCDFFENIHKNTSIDKYKLFFDDNSVFQDPFQKVQGVNKIYKVFQDMYETLHSANFKIKDYSANDKQAFIQWKFIYKMKKSSDESSFVGVSIVKFDENSKVISHIDYWDAASNIYEKIPFLGAILKIIRKKISINE encoded by the coding sequence ATGAGTCTAAAAAAAAATATTAAAGCTTATTGTGATTTTTTTGAGAATATACATAAAAATACATCTATTGATAAATATAAACTCTTTTTTGATGATAATTCAGTTTTCCAAGATCCTTTTCAAAAAGTACAAGGAGTTAATAAAATATATAAAGTTTTTCAAGATATGTATGAAACTTTGCATAGTGCAAATTTTAAAATAAAAGATTATAGTGCAAATGACAAACAAGCTTTTATTCAATGGAAATTTATATACAAAATGAAAAAAAGTAGTGATGAAAGTAGTTTTGTAGGTGTTAGTATTGTTAAGTTTGATGAAAATTCAAAAGTCATATCTCATATTGATTATTGGGATGCAGCTAGCAATATTTATGAAAAAATACCTTTTCTTGGTGCTATTTTAAAAATAATAAGAAAAAAGATTAGTATCAATGAATAA
- a CDS encoding MFS transporter: MNKILSKFKLLSYSLFAIPLAILGLPLYIYLPTFYVKDVGIDIALVGMILFITRIIDVFTDPIIGRLSDKYFKRYVFIIIGSIIVLFSFYFLTHPIKNANALYLLLFSILIYTGWSFITITYFSLSAEISYDKNHTNLLASSREFFTIIAIVLALFLPYYLDISKNEHKSLLLMWDLVLYSLPILLLILIIGTKDTKKIDTNISIKQSFLFLKENSYKFKRLFFAFFINNMANAIPSTLFILFVTNVIGKKDSIGLLLLVYFLSGVLALPFWYYLSKRFGKKNSWIYSIILASTVFLYVPFLSQGDFIAFLIVCILSGFSLGADMFLPSSIQADIAQEFAKKDSQFTGVLFSFWAMLTKFALAAAVGVTFVILGLFGFDENPQSQTSLFVLSSLYSILPILLKIIAVINILKSKHLKY; the protein is encoded by the coding sequence ATGAATAAAATTTTATCAAAATTCAAACTACTTTCTTATTCATTATTTGCAATTCCTTTAGCAATTTTAGGATTACCTTTATATATATATTTACCTACATTTTATGTAAAAGATGTTGGAATTGATATTGCTTTAGTTGGTATGATTCTTTTTATTACAAGAATTATTGATGTTTTTACGGATCCTATTATTGGAAGATTAAGTGATAAATATTTTAAAAGATACGTTTTTATAATAATTGGTTCAATAATTGTTCTATTTTCTTTTTATTTTCTTACTCATCCAATTAAAAATGCAAATGCATTATATTTACTTTTATTTTCAATTCTTATTTATACTGGTTGGAGTTTTATTACAATTACATATTTTAGTTTAAGTGCTGAAATAAGTTATGATAAAAATCATACAAATTTACTTGCTTCTTCAAGGGAGTTTTTTACCATAATTGCAATTGTACTTGCATTGTTTTTACCATATTATTTAGATATTTCAAAAAATGAACATAAGTCTTTATTGTTAATGTGGGATTTAGTTTTATATTCACTTCCTATTTTACTTTTAATTTTGATAATAGGAACAAAAGATACAAAAAAAATAGATACAAATATTTCTATAAAACAATCATTTTTATTTTTAAAAGAGAATAGCTATAAATTTAAAAGACTTTTCTTTGCATTTTTTATAAATAATATGGCAAATGCAATTCCTTCAACACTTTTTATTTTGTTCGTTACGAATGTAATAGGTAAAAAAGATTCAATTGGTTTACTTCTTTTAGTATATTTTCTTTCAGGTGTTTTAGCTTTACCTTTTTGGTATTATCTTTCTAAAAGATTTGGCAAAAAAAATAGTTGGATTTATTCAATAATTTTAGCTTCAACTGTCTTTTTATATGTACCATTTTTATCGCAAGGAGATTTTATTGCTTTTTTAATTGTTTGTATTTTGTCAGGATTTAGTTTAGGTGCAGATATGTTTTTACCTTCATCAATTCAGGCTGATATTGCTCAAGAGTTTGCTAAAAAAGATAGTCAATTTACTGGAGTTTTATTTAGTTTTTGGGCAATGCTAACAAAATTTGCATTAGCAGCTGCTGTTGGAGTTACTTTTGTGATTTTAGGATTATTTGGTTTTGATGAAAATCCTCAATCTCAAACTTCTTTATTTGTTTTATCTTCACTTTATAGCATTTTACCTATTTTATTAAAAATTATAGCAGTAATAAATATATTAAAATCAAAACATTTAAAATATTAA
- a CDS encoding SDR family NAD(P)-dependent oxidoreductase: MSKNIWIIGASSGIGLELVKIWLDKGHNVIVSARSATKSKELMSLLYSYNEKLILLNLDVSDEASIIDALEKIQSQNLKIDLLFYNAAVYNAFDLDNWNIKDFEQMININYLGAIRVIKILKSFFENQDYAKWVFNCSLSSDFGLPYGGAYSASKAALVNILQSIQPELKTKQIDLQIINHGFVNTRLTQKNDFEMPQLLEPVDAANIIATQLEKNKGFEIRFPFKLALFLRLLKILPYSISLNITKKLLK, translated from the coding sequence ATGTCTAAAAATATTTGGATAATAGGTGCAAGTAGCGGAATAGGATTAGAGTTAGTTAAAATATGGCTAGATAAAGGACATAATGTTATAGTTAGTGCAAGAAGTGCAACAAAATCAAAAGAGTTAATGTCTTTACTTTACTCTTATAATGAAAAATTAATACTTCTTAATCTTGATGTTAGTGATGAAGCTTCAATAATCGATGCTCTAGAAAAAATTCAATCACAAAATCTTAAAATTGATTTACTGTTTTATAATGCTGCTGTTTATAATGCTTTTGATCTTGATAATTGGAATATAAAAGATTTTGAACAAATGATAAATATTAATTATTTAGGTGCTATTAGAGTAATAAAAATTTTAAAAAGTTTCTTTGAAAATCAAGATTATGCAAAATGGGTATTTAATTGTAGTTTATCTAGTGATTTTGGACTTCCTTATGGTGGTGCATATAGTGCCTCAAAAGCAGCTCTTGTTAATATTTTACAATCTATTCAACCTGAATTAAAAACAAAACAAATAGATTTACAAATAATAAATCATGGTTTTGTAAATACAAGACTTACTCAAAAAAATGATTTTGAAATGCCACAGCTTTTAGAACCAGTTGATGCTGCAAATATAATAGCTACACAATTGGAAAAAAATAAAGGTTTTGAGATTAGATTTCCATTTAAATTAGCATTATTTTTAAGACTTCTAAAAATTTTACCTTACTCAATTTCATTAAATATAACTAAAAAGCTTTTAAAATGA
- the ureG gene encoding urease accessory protein UreG, producing the protein MSLKIGIAGPVGSGKTSLIESMTNLLKDKYSLAIVTNDIYTTEDANYLKKTLDLDENRIIGVETGGCPHTAIRDDISMNQKAVEGLEEKFNPDIIFVESGGDNLSATFSYELIDYYMYIIDTAQGADIPRKKGAGLLFSDLLVINKTDLAPYVGVNLDEMKKDVLLNRKNKPSVFISNKDEQSLQKIINWIEVIL; encoded by the coding sequence ATGAGTTTAAAAATTGGAATAGCAGGACCAGTTGGAAGTGGTAAAACTTCATTAATAGAATCAATGACTAATTTATTAAAAGATAAATATTCACTAGCAATTGTAACAAATGATATTTATACAACTGAAGATGCAAACTATTTAAAAAAAACTTTGGACTTAGATGAAAATAGAATAATTGGAGTTGAAACAGGAGGATGCCCTCATACTGCAATTAGAGATGATATTTCTATGAATCAAAAAGCAGTTGAAGGACTTGAAGAAAAATTCAATCCAGATATTATATTTGTTGAAAGTGGTGGAGATAATTTAAGCGCTACATTTTCTTATGAGTTGATTGATTATTATATGTATATAATTGATACTGCGCAAGGTGCTGATATTCCTAGAAAAAAAGGTGCAGGTTTACTTTTTTCAGATTTATTAGTAATAAATAAAACAGATTTAGCCCCTTATGTTGGTGTAAACTTGGATGAAATGAAAAAAGATGTATTACTTAATAGAAAAAATAAACCATCAGTATTTATCTCAAATAAAGATGAACAAAGTTTACAAAAGATTATTAATTGGATAGAAGTTATATTATAG